AGCTCAAAAATATACTTTTTTTCTGTAAACCTTCTTATTTATATATTTATAGCGAAATGGGTATGGAATTTTAAAAGACTTGAATTTCTAGACGAGATAGCTTTGTATCTTATCATACCTATAATTTTTATTCTGGCAAATCTGTTTTTTATGGAATATCATATGAAAAATAAAGAATTAAAGAAGTCTTTAGAAGAATATAGAAAATATTCTCCAGTTATTGCAGAGCTGCTGGAGGATGTACGAAGAAGGCAGCATGATTTTAAAAATCATCTAAATACTGTATACAGCCTTGTGCTTGTAGCTGATGAGCAAAATTTAAAAGAAGAGTTAACTAAATATATTGCTTCTCTAAATATGTCTTTGGAAAACATGGAGAAGATACTTCAGATAGACAATACTGTTGTAGCGGCTATTATATATAATAAAATAAATGAAGCTTCAAAGCATGATATTGAATTCAGCTATAACATTCAGGGGGAATGCCGCTTTCCTTTTAAGGATCATGAGCTTTCTGAGATTTTGAACAATCTTTTGGACAATGCCTTTGAGGCGGCTGTAAATTTAGAAAAGGGTTGTAAGAAGGTATTTTTAAATTTAGGCTATTTTGAGGACAACTGTATTATAGAAATCGGCAACACAGGAAGCAGGGTTGAAGCAAAAGATATAGGGAAAATTTTTAATGCAGGCTATACAACAAAGGAAGGCGACAATAGAGGCTATGGACTTTACAACGTAAAAAAGATAGTTGAAGGCTGTAATGGCAAGGTTCAACTATCTTATGAAAACAACTATACAGTTTTCAGTATAAAATTAAAGTGAAATTAGTCTTCTATTAAGCACTCAGGTATTTCTGGTTCTCCTAGAAATAGGAAGGAACCATAGAAGGGCAGCAGGAATGCACTCACTCCAAGGCATAGTGTGCAAGCTACATTTTTAGCTCTTAAGCTTTTCATTAATTTTCTCATAATAAACCTCCTTAAGTTTGGAAAATTTTAATACTTTGCTTTTTTAACCAGCATAAGCTGTATATTTTGTACAATGATAGTGCTGAAGCCGCAGTTTACATAAGCTGGAGCTTCTAAGTACGACAAAATAACAATCCATAAAGCTGTAGATATGGCTGCAATAAGCTTGTACTTCAGCTTTATTTTTTTGTCTTTTATAGGGCGTCTTACGCTGCATATTGGTGCCTTTACCAAGACTATAGCAAGACTTGCTATGCCGGAAAGCACATAGCAGACATAAGGAAGCCTTGGCATTAATGGCGCAGCTATGCTGGTAAAGGAAAACATCAGAACTGTTAAAAGCAGACAATTAAGAGCTCCCTTTACATGAACTCCTCCAGCAAACACCCTAATAGACATTAAGATTACAAGAGAAAAATAAAAGTAGCTTTGTCTATGTATAACACTAAAAAACAATAATAGGAAAATAATTTTAAAGCCTTCACTTAAAATAACACTTAAGGCATACTGTATTTTAGCCCTATCTTTGGTGTTGTCATAAGCCTCGGTGCATATGAAGGAGGTAAGCTGCAAGGCTATTTTGTCTATCATATTAAAGAACCACCTAAAATTCATTTAAAGAAGCTTCTTTATATAAACATATGACTTGCAAAGTAAATTTAGTACAAGCCTTCTTAAAAATATTACTTTTTTAATTGACTTCCACATATTGACTCAAAGAGGTTACAGGTGTAAACTAATCTTATAAGGTTACACCTGTAACCTAAAGGAGGTATAAGTACATGAACAAGCTTGCTTCAAAAATAACGGACTCAGAACTTGAAATAATGCGTGTATTGTGGGAGGCTGGGGGAGAGCTTCCCATTGCGGATATTAGAAAAACACTAGAGGAGAAAAGCAAATGGGAAACTTCAACGATTAAGACTCTTCTTAGAAGGCTTTGTGAGAAGGGCGCAGTTGAAGCTGTAAAAAAAGAAGTGTTCTATTACAGTCCTTTAGTAAGTGAAGCTGAATATAACGATTATATTACTCAAAGTTTGATTGATAAGCTATATAGCGGAAGTGTAAAAAATCTTGTGGCATCGCTTTTAGGTAGCAAAAAGCTTAAAGCTTCAGAGATAGAGGAGCTTAGAAGCATGTTTAAGGTAGGTGATTAGCATGAATGGCATTATTAAGCTTGTGCTATCACTTTCCTTGTCTGGAAGTATACTTGCAATGATTATTTTTGCTGCTAAACCCTTTATAAAGCACAGAATCTCAAAGGCTATACAATATTACCTATGGATTATTGTACTTTTTAGGTTGCTGCTGCCCTTTTCCTTTGAGCAAAGCCTAATGAACAAGGCTTTTTATGGTGAAAAAGTCTCATTGGAAATAAGCAGTAAAGGTTCAGCTCCTGAAATAGCAGTAATAAATGAAGGAGCTGCTGCAATTCAATCTAATGATAAAGAAAATTTCACAGAAGTTTTAAATAAGGCAAGCATTTATGATTTGCGGACAATTTTAATCTTAATAAATTCTTACAGCGTACAATTGTGGCTTATTGGAGCAATAATTGTGTTTGGAATCAACTTATCCGGTTATGCAAGATTTTTAAGGTGCATAGAGAGATCAAATAAACCAGCAACCTTGGAAGAAAACAGGCTGCTCTCAGCCTTGTTTAGAGGACGTATGGATGTAAGACTAGCAAGAAATAGGTTAATTAAAACTCCAATGCTTATAGGGCTAAGAAAACCCTGTATCCTAATTCCAGATGAAAATTTTGATGAAAAGCAGCTAAAAAATATTCTTTTGCATGAATTAACTCACTTCAGGAGGTTTGATATAGCAGTTAAATGTGTGACCATTGCTGCAGCATCCATTCATTGGTTTAACCCATTGATGTATTTTATTAAAAGGGAGATTAACCATGCCTGCGAGCTAGCATGTGATGAGGCTGTAATAAAAAGTTTAAATTCTAAGGAAAAGCAAGCCTATGGAGAGACACTAATATCTATTGCTGCAGATAATAAATGCCCAAGTGGCTTATTTGGTGCTACTATGGCCGAAGATAAAAACAAGCTGAAGGATAGACTGGTTTCAATTATGAAGTACAGCGGTAAATCCAAATTTGCTGTGGGAATTTCTATATTTATATTGAGCCTTGTGATGGCAGGCTCAATCTGCTTAGGTGCGGGAGTAGGGCATAAAAGGCAACCTGAAAGGCTATCTGCGGCTAGTTATAATTTAACGGAGATTTCTAAATATAAAACACCATATATAGGCAACAACTCTAAGGTTTCTGCCATAGCTAACCTGATGCCCGCGCCAAACAGCTACTATAGGCAGAGATATATTTCAATGGATACGGATGAAAGGCCTTATAAGCTAAAGGTATACTATGAGTCAAAATATGGGACGTCAGATGACAGCAAAGGCTATACTATTGATCCTTTCAGCTCTGATTTTTCCATTATGCAAAAGAACGCTTTAGTTTTGTTTTGCATGATTGGTAACTTGGAGGAAGCAACCTTTTACTTCCGTGATTCTAATTCTGATGGAAAACTTGTTGAAGAGGCTTATACTTCAGCTTTTACCTTTACAAAAGCCTCAATTGAAGAGAGCTTTGGAAGCATTTCCGATATTGAGAAAAATATAAAACTTCTTGAAAAGGCCTTGCTTTCTGATAAAGCCTATAAGCAGTCATTAGAAGCTTCAAAGGGAAATTTTACGGCGCTTGATAAATTGCCTAAGCATTATAATGCACCTGTTTCTTTAAGCAATGGGGATGTAGTATTTTATAAGGGTGAAACCTACAATTCACAAAAGCTTACAGCATTTTATGAAAGCTTTAAAAAAAGAAAGGCAGATACCAAGGAAATGCAGAGAATAACAACCTATGCTAAAGGCAACGACGCTTTAATATACGATATAATTATTGATGGCTTAGAAGTAAAGCTATTAGTGGATTATACAAGGTCTGAACCAGGTACTGCTTCAAATAATGAGTTAAATGAATACAAAATAGCTGACATAACTAAGAATGAAAAAGAGGATAGCATCAGCTATTCAATAGTGACAGCAGATAATAAGGGCATGTTTACCTTTTCCGTTTATGATAAATAAAGTGCTTTAATGCAAAAAAGGTGTTCTAAGTTTTTTAGAACACCTTTCGCATTTTTGATTAGTAAGCTCTGCCCCAGTAAACAAGCTTTTTAGCTGGCTTTCCGCAGCATACACAGGTTTCAGCAACCTGCTCTTGTTCAAATGGCATACATCTTGAGGTGGCAGCAGCTTCTTCCTTAATTTTGTCTTCACAGGCTCTGTCTCCACACCACATAGCTTTAACAAAACCAGTTTTATTATCTAGAATGTTTCTAAATTCATCCATATTAACAGCTGTAGTAGTTTTTTCATTTTGAGCAGTTCTTGCTTTTTCAAGCAAGGATTTTTGAATATCTTCAAGAATTTCTGGTATCTTAACTTCTAGTTCATCTAAAGATACAACTATTTTTTCTCTAGTGTCTCTTCTAACTAAAACAGCTTGATTGTTTTCTATATCCTTTGGACCGATTTCAAGTCTTAATGGAACACCCTTCATTTCATATTCGCTAAACTTCCAGCCTGGTGTCTTGTCGCTGCCGTCCATTTTAACTCTGACAACTTTGTTTAATCTATCCTTAAGCTCTGCTGCCTTTTCTAAAACTCCAGCCTTGTGCATTGCTATTGGAATTATAACAAGCTGAGTTGGGGCAATTCTTGGTGGAACAACAAGTCCGCTGTCATCACCGTGAACCATTATCATAGCTCCGATAAGTCTTGTAGTCATACCCCAGGAGGTTTGATGTACGTATTGAAGCTTTCCGTTTTTGTCAGTGTACTGGATGTTGAAGGCTTTTGCAAAGCCGTCGCCAAAGTTGTGGGAAGTTCCGCACTGCAGAGCTTTGCCGTCATGCATTAAGCTTTCTATAGTGTAGGTTGCATGTGCACCTGCAAACTTTTCCTTGTCAGTCTTTTGACCTTTTACTACGGGTATTGCCAAGTATTCTTCGCAAAGCTTGCCATAAACGTTAAGCATTCTTATTGTTTCTTCTTGAGCTTCTTCTGCAGTAGCATGAGCAGTATGACCTTCCTGCCATAAGAACTCTAGTGTTCTTAAAAATGGTCTAGTTGTCTTTTCCCATCTAACAACGGAGCACCATTGATTATATAGCTTTGGAAGATCCTTATAGGATTGAATTATCTTTGAATAATGGTCGCAGAATAGTGTTTCTGAAGTTGGACGAACGCATAATCTTTCTGTTAATTCCTGACTCCCACCGTGAGTTACCCAGGCAACCTCTGGAGCAAAGCCCTCTACGTGGTCTGCTTCCTTTTGAAGCAGGGATTCTGGAATAAACATTGGCATATATACATTCTCATGTCCAGTTTCCTTAAACATTGTATCCAAATTCTTTTGAATGTTTTCCCAAATTGCATAGCCGTATGGTCTTATAACCATGCAGCCTCTAACGCTTGCGTAGTCAACAAGCTCAGCTTTTTTAACAACGTCTGTATACCACTGCGCAAAATCCACATCCATGGAGGTTATGGCTTCTACTAATTTCTTTTCTTTTTCCTTACTCACAATTATCACCTCAAATTTATTTTGTGCAAAAATAAAAGCTTCAAGTCCCAAAAGGGACCGAAGCTTAGTCGGCGGTACCACCCTAATTAATGCAGAACAAAAAGACTGCATTCACTCGGTTCTGTAACGGCAGAAATCCGCTGCAGCTTAATTCGCTGCAGAACTCCGAGGCGGGTTCAAAACAAATCTCTAGAAGCCTCACACCAAGCGGCTTCCTCTCTGAGAAAGATTACATCTTTACTATTCCTCTTCACAGTTTAGTAATATTTACACTTACATTATAACAATGATAGAGCAAAAAGCTTATTGTGTCAATATTATATGATTAAAATATATAAATATTTACAGCTCACAACATTTAATTAAGCTTTATTGAAGAGGATGGAGTTATTTAAAATGAAGTTATATTAAGGGTTGACCGATTCAAAAGCTTTTCCTATAATTGTATTAACATAATATGATAGGGGATGTCAAAATGTTTAAGCCCATGAGAAAAAGTGCTAGAGAAATCTTTGATAAGGATATAATAGAAATATTACAGGAAGGAGAATATGGCGTGCTGGCAACCATAGGTGAAAATGGATATGCTTATGCAACACCGCTTAGCTATGTGTATTATAACGATTGCGTTTATTTTCACTGTGCTGTGGAAGGAAGCAAGCTTGATAACATAAGGCATAATAATAAGGTATCCTTATGCGTAGTTGGAAAAACAAAGGTGCTTCCAGCTGAGTTCAGCACAGAATATGAAAGCGTAATAGTTTTTGGAACAGCTTCTGAGGCTGAAGGTGAGGAAAAGAAGGAAGCTTTATTGGCTATAGCAGACAAGTATTCTCCCGAGTTTAAGAAGGAAGGCTTGCTTTATATAGATAGAGCTGTAAGCAAAACTTGCGTGGTTAAAATACAAATAGATAAGATGACTGGCAAGGCAAGAAGATAAATATAAGAATATATAATATGAGGTACTTTATGTTTACTCCAGTAAAAAACACAAAGGTTTACGAGCAGGTTATAGAGCAAATTAAAGAAATGATTGTAAGCGGAAAGCTAAAAAAAGGCGACAGACTTCCGCCTGAAAGAGATTTGGTGGAGCAGCTTCAGGTGAGTAGAACTTCTATAAGAGAAGCTATAAGGGCGCTTCAGATTATTGGACTAGTGGAGTGCAGACAGGGCGGAGGGAATTTTATAAGAGAAAGCTTTGAAAATAGCTTGTTTGAGCCTTTATCCATAATGTTTACACTTCAAAACAGCAAACCTCAAGAAATACTTGAACTTAGAAAAATTATAGAGGTTGAAACTGCTAGAATTGCAGCTGAAAAGATTAAAAATGAAGATTTAGAAGCAATTAAAGCAATAATAGAGCAGATGAAAATAAGCGAGGATAATGAGTATAGTGCAAAGCTTGATACAGAGATGCATTATAAAATAGCCCATGCTTCGGAAAATTTTCTGGTAGTAAGCGTATTGAGCGCAGTGTCTTCACTAGTTGATGCCTTCATTAAGGATGCTAGAGAAAAGATACTTAAATATCAGGAAAACAAAGAAGTATTACTTAAGCATCACGAAGACATATACAGTGCCCTAGCAGCTAGAGACAAGGGCAAGGCTGCAGAAGCAATGAGAAAGCATTTAGACTTTATTACTGGATATCTTTCAGAAAATAAGTAGTTTAAAAAATCACAAACCTAGTATTAAATTACTGGGTTTGTGATTTTTTATATCTCAGTATATACTTGAAAGCTAGTTATTTCAATATATGCAAAATTAGTCGAAAAATGCTTTTGAAAATGTTTTCGTTAATGCTGTTAACTTATTAACTATCGTAGAAATAATCAAAATATTATGTTACTATCAAATTGAAATTGGTCATACCATATTACCAAAATGCCGTGTCCAATAAAATTATAACTTGGGGTGGGACTATGAATAATTTAATACTGTTTTTACTTGCACTACTGCCTATTGCCTGGCTTATGATTTCGTTAGGAGTTTTAAAGATACCAGCGCATAAGGCATGTACTTCTGTACTTGTAATAGCCTTAATTGAAGCCATATTATTTTGGAAGATGCCAATGCTGAATGCGGCAACTGCAGCTCTCGAAGGTGTAGTTATGGCAGTATGGCCTATAGCACTTATAATAATTGCAGCAATCTTCACTTACAATTTAGCGCTTCATACAAAGAGCATGGACGTTATTAAAAACATGCTGGCAGGAATAACAACAGACAAAAGAATTCAAGTGCTTATACTTGCATGGGGCTTCGGAGGTTTCCTTGAAGCAGTTGCAGGTTATGGAACTGCAGTTGCAATTCCAGCTAGCATATTAGCAGCTTTAGGTTTTGAACCAGTATTTGCAGCAGTTATATGCTTGATAGCTAATACAGTGCCAACAGCTTTTGGTGCAATTGGTACACCAGTAATATCGCTTGCCAAAATAGCTAATCTAGATGTAAACGTTCTAAGCTATTTTGTTGGTCTTCAATTAGTTCTTTTTATAGTGTTAATTCCTCTGGCGCTAGTACTCATAACTACTAAGAGCTTAAAGGGACTTAGAGGTGTTGTAGGAATATCATTGGCATCAGGACTAGCTTTTGCAGTTCCACAAATACTAGCTGCAAGGTTTATGGGGGCTGAGCTTCCAGCATTACTAGGCAGCGTATGCAGTATGGCTGTAACAATTATAATCGCTAAAAGGATGAATACAAAAGCAAAAATGACAAGGGGAGCTGCGCAAAAAGAGATAGCAGCAACGAATATAAGTATAAGCTTCAAAGAAGGGATACTAGCTTGGCTACCTTACATTTTAGTTTTCGTATTCATAATATTATCAAGTCAGTTAGTACCATTTATATACAAGCCTCTTTCTAATATAAAGAGCAGTATTTTAATTTACACAGGTCCAGGGGCAAAGCCTTATGATATTAAATGGATTGCTACTCCTGGAACATTGATTATAATAGCAACGGTTATAGGGGGAATAATTCAAGGTGCTAAGGTGAAGGACATAGTGACTGTTTTTGGAAAAACCTTAAAGCAGCTCAAAAATTCAACAATAACAGTTATAGCTATTGTAGCTATGGCTAAGGTTATGGACTACAGCGGAATGATAAGAAGTCTTGCTGAAATTCTTGTCACCATTACCGGAAGCTTTTATCCAATGTTTTCAGGAGTCATAGGAGCTCTTGGAACCTTCGTAACAGGAAGCGATACCTCATCAAACGTATTGTTTGGAAGGCTTCAAACAGAGGTTGCACAGTCAATAGGCGTTAATCCAACTTGGCTTGCTGCAGCAAATACCTCAGGAGCAACAGCAGGTAAGATGATATCTCCACAAAGCATAGCAGTCGCTACAGCTGCTACAGGTCTTGCAGGCGCAGAGGGCAAGATCCTTAACA
The genomic region above belongs to Clostridium swellfunianum and contains:
- a CDS encoding sensor histidine kinase, encoding MSGYKIFILAFLELASFMLLWNIFNKKYENRLFKSTAIVVCASIVVVITSLIYPPIQFFTNYLFLFLSIKLAFKKNIKYLLLEFGLVLSIFGIMQLSLIVLIRLLSQSFMSKDIFTNYLMANFICMLLSLSAYKFTSYGRLFIFFKQESSKIYFFSVNLLIYIFIAKWVWNFKRLEFLDEIALYLIIPIIFILANLFFMEYHMKNKELKKSLEEYRKYSPVIAELLEDVRRRQHDFKNHLNTVYSLVLVADEQNLKEELTKYIASLNMSLENMEKILQIDNTVVAAIIYNKINEASKHDIEFSYNIQGECRFPFKDHELSEILNNLLDNAFEAAVNLEKGCKKVFLNLGYFEDNCIIEIGNTGSRVEAKDIGKIFNAGYTTKEGDNRGYGLYNVKKIVEGCNGKVQLSYENNYTVFSIKLK
- a CDS encoding cyclic lactone autoinducer peptide gives rise to the protein MRKLMKSLRAKNVACTLCLGVSAFLLPFYGSFLFLGEPEIPECLIED
- a CDS encoding accessory gene regulator B family protein, translating into MIDKIALQLTSFICTEAYDNTKDRAKIQYALSVILSEGFKIIFLLLFFSVIHRQSYFYFSLVILMSIRVFAGGVHVKGALNCLLLTVLMFSFTSIAAPLMPRLPYVCYVLSGIASLAIVLVKAPICSVRRPIKDKKIKLKYKLIAAISTALWIVILSYLEAPAYVNCGFSTIIVQNIQLMLVKKAKY
- a CDS encoding BlaI/MecI/CopY family transcriptional regulator — translated: MNKLASKITDSELEIMRVLWEAGGELPIADIRKTLEEKSKWETSTIKTLLRRLCEKGAVEAVKKEVFYYSPLVSEAEYNDYITQSLIDKLYSGSVKNLVASLLGSKKLKASEIEELRSMFKVGD
- a CDS encoding M56 family metallopeptidase yields the protein MNGIIKLVLSLSLSGSILAMIIFAAKPFIKHRISKAIQYYLWIIVLFRLLLPFSFEQSLMNKAFYGEKVSLEISSKGSAPEIAVINEGAAAIQSNDKENFTEVLNKASIYDLRTILILINSYSVQLWLIGAIIVFGINLSGYARFLRCIERSNKPATLEENRLLSALFRGRMDVRLARNRLIKTPMLIGLRKPCILIPDENFDEKQLKNILLHELTHFRRFDIAVKCVTIAAASIHWFNPLMYFIKREINHACELACDEAVIKSLNSKEKQAYGETLISIAADNKCPSGLFGATMAEDKNKLKDRLVSIMKYSGKSKFAVGISIFILSLVMAGSICLGAGVGHKRQPERLSAASYNLTEISKYKTPYIGNNSKVSAIANLMPAPNSYYRQRYISMDTDERPYKLKVYYESKYGTSDDSKGYTIDPFSSDFSIMQKNALVLFCMIGNLEEATFYFRDSNSDGKLVEEAYTSAFTFTKASIEESFGSISDIEKNIKLLEKALLSDKAYKQSLEASKGNFTALDKLPKHYNAPVSLSNGDVVFYKGETYNSQKLTAFYESFKKRKADTKEMQRITTYAKGNDALIYDIIIDGLEVKLLVDYTRSEPGTASNNELNEYKIADITKNEKEDSISYSIVTADNKGMFTFSVYDK
- the proS gene encoding proline--tRNA ligase, which codes for MDVDFAQWYTDVVKKAELVDYASVRGCMVIRPYGYAIWENIQKNLDTMFKETGHENVYMPMFIPESLLQKEADHVEGFAPEVAWVTHGGSQELTERLCVRPTSETLFCDHYSKIIQSYKDLPKLYNQWCSVVRWEKTTRPFLRTLEFLWQEGHTAHATAEEAQEETIRMLNVYGKLCEEYLAIPVVKGQKTDKEKFAGAHATYTIESLMHDGKALQCGTSHNFGDGFAKAFNIQYTDKNGKLQYVHQTSWGMTTRLIGAMIMVHGDDSGLVVPPRIAPTQLVIIPIAMHKAGVLEKAAELKDRLNKVVRVKMDGSDKTPGWKFSEYEMKGVPLRLEIGPKDIENNQAVLVRRDTREKIVVSLDELEVKIPEILEDIQKSLLEKARTAQNEKTTTAVNMDEFRNILDNKTGFVKAMWCGDRACEDKIKEEAAATSRCMPFEQEQVAETCVCCGKPAKKLVYWGRAY
- a CDS encoding pyridoxamine 5'-phosphate oxidase family protein — its product is MFKPMRKSAREIFDKDIIEILQEGEYGVLATIGENGYAYATPLSYVYYNDCVYFHCAVEGSKLDNIRHNNKVSLCVVGKTKVLPAEFSTEYESVIVFGTASEAEGEEKKEALLAIADKYSPEFKKEGLLYIDRAVSKTCVVKIQIDKMTGKARR
- a CDS encoding FadR/GntR family transcriptional regulator, which translates into the protein MFTPVKNTKVYEQVIEQIKEMIVSGKLKKGDRLPPERDLVEQLQVSRTSIREAIRALQIIGLVECRQGGGNFIRESFENSLFEPLSIMFTLQNSKPQEILELRKIIEVETARIAAEKIKNEDLEAIKAIIEQMKISEDNEYSAKLDTEMHYKIAHASENFLVVSVLSAVSSLVDAFIKDAREKILKYQENKEVLLKHHEDIYSALAARDKGKAAEAMRKHLDFITGYLSENK
- a CDS encoding L-lactate permease — translated: MNNLILFLLALLPIAWLMISLGVLKIPAHKACTSVLVIALIEAILFWKMPMLNAATAALEGVVMAVWPIALIIIAAIFTYNLALHTKSMDVIKNMLAGITTDKRIQVLILAWGFGGFLEAVAGYGTAVAIPASILAALGFEPVFAAVICLIANTVPTAFGAIGTPVISLAKIANLDVNVLSYFVGLQLVLFIVLIPLALVLITTKSLKGLRGVVGISLASGLAFAVPQILAARFMGAELPALLGSVCSMAVTIIIAKRMNTKAKMTRGAAQKEIAATNISISFKEGILAWLPYILVFVFIILSSQLVPFIYKPLSNIKSSILIYTGPGAKPYDIKWIATPGTLIIIATVIGGIIQGAKVKDIVTVFGKTLKQLKNSTITVIAIVAMAKVMDYSGMIRSLAEILVTITGSFYPMFSGVIGALGTFVTGSDTSSNVLFGRLQTEVAQSIGVNPTWLAAANTSGATAGKMISPQSIAVATAATGLAGAEGKILNKTLKFCAGYVVLLGVLVYIGSFFIR